One stretch of Punica granatum isolate Tunisia-2019 chromosome 5, ASM765513v2, whole genome shotgun sequence DNA includes these proteins:
- the LOC116206769 gene encoding probable esterase KAI2 — protein sequence MGIVEEAHNVKVLGSTREGAQTIVLAHGFGTDQSVWKHLVPHLIDSYRVILYDNMGAGTTNPDYFDFDRYSSLEGFGWDLLAILEELRIESCIFVGHSLSAMIGVIASISRPELFAKIVMLAGSPRYINDPNYYGGFEQEDLEQLFEAIRENYKAWVAGFAPLAVGGDMDSVAVQEFCRTLFNMRPDIALCIAQTIFQSDMRPYLGLVTVPCHIIQSMKDLAVPVGVSEYLHEHLGGESIVEVMPSDGHLPQLSSPEIVIPVLLRHIRFNIAA from the exons ATGGGTATAGTTGAGGAAGCTCACAACGTGAAGGTCCTGGGCTCGACCCGTGAAGGCGCTCAGACCATAGTGCTTGCACACGGGTTCGGGACTGACCAGTCGGTGTGGAAGCACTTGGTGCCCCACCTCATCGACTCATACCGGGTCATCCTCTACGACAACATGGGCGCTGGAACCACCAACCCTGACTATTTTGACTTCGACCG GTACTCGTCATTGGAAGGGTTCGGGTGGGATCTGCTGGCGATACTGGAGGAGCTCCGGATCGAGTCATGCATCTTCGTCGGCCACTCGCTATCCGCCATGATCGGAGTGATAGCTTCCATTTCCAGGCCTGAGCTCTTCGCCAAGATTGTCATGCTTGCTGGCTCTCCCAG GTACATTAACGATCCCAACTACTATGGAGGCTTCGAGCAAGAGGATCTGGAGCAGTTGTTCGAGGCAATTAGAGAGAACTATAAAGCCTGGGTCGCGGGCTTCGCTCCTCTGGCAGTTGGTGGAGACATGGACTCGGTGGCTGTCCAGGAGTTTTGCCGGACGCTGTTCAACATGCGGCCCGACATAGCCCTGTGTATAGCGCAGACAATATTCCAGAGCGACATGAGGCCGTACTTGGGGCTGGTCACTGTCCCCTGCCACATAATCCAGAGCATGAAGGATCTGGCAGTCCCAGTGGGTGTCTCGGAGTACCTGCACGAGCACCTGGGAGGAGAGTCAATTGTCGAGGTCATGCCCTCGGATGGCCATCTCCCGCAACTGAGCTCCCCGGAGATTGTCATCCCAGTGCTGCTCCGACATATCCGGTTCAACATCGCAGCATGA